The following coding sequences lie in one Musa acuminata AAA Group cultivar baxijiao chromosome BXJ1-8, Cavendish_Baxijiao_AAA, whole genome shotgun sequence genomic window:
- the LOC135587392 gene encoding protein NRT1/ PTR FAMILY 6.3-like: protein MASLPETAGEGKTLPDAWDFKGRPAVKSRTGGWSCAATILGVELCERLTTLGIAVNLVTYLTGTMHLGSAASANIVTNFLGTSFMLCLLGGFIADTYLGRYLTIAIFTAVQASGVTILTISTAAPGLRPPACDGSYSGGCVRASGLQLGVLYLGLYLTALGTGGLKSSVSGFGSDQFDETDGAEKKQMTKFFSWFFFFISLGSLMAVTVLVYIQDNLGRPWGYGICAVAIVFGLVVLLSGTRRYRFKRLVGSPLTQVAVVVASAWRKRRLALPADPSMLYDLDSNVGGAENNKKKQKLLHSKQFRFLDRAAIVEDDAATEQSKRRLSTLTDVEEVKQVIRMLPTWATTIMFWTVYAQMTTFSVSQATTMDRHIGPSFEIPAGSLTVFFVGSILLTVPVYDRLVVPAARRVTGNPHGLTPLQRIAVGLALSILAMCAAALTERKRLAAAWTDPTDTAGVVPLSVFWLIPQFFLVGAGEAFTYIGQLDFFLRECPKGMKNMSTGLFLSTLSLGFFVSSALVTIVHKVTGESGKGAWLPDDLNKGKLYDFYWLLAVLSTLNLVVFVVAAARGYVYKEKRTADDSVDGVELEEEGCCHA from the exons ATGGCCAGCTTACCTGAGACTGCCGGAGAGGGGAAGACCCTCCCCGACGCGTGGGACTTCAAGGGCCGCCCCGCCGTCAAGTCCCGAACCGGCGGCTGGTCTTGCGCTGCCACCATATTAG GGGTGGAGCTGTGCGAGAGATTGACGACGCTGGGCATTGCGGTGAACCTGGTGACGTACCTGACCGGTACCATGCACCTCGGCAGCGCCGCATCTGCCAACATCGTCACCAACTTCTTGGGCACCTCCTTCATGCTCTGCCTCCTCGGTGGCTTCATCGCCGACACCTACCTCGGCCGGTACCTCACCATTGCCATCTTCACCGCTGTCCAAGCCTCT GGGGTGACCATCTTAACCATATCGACGGCGGCGCCGGGGTTGAGGCCGCCGGCTTGCGACGGCTCCTACTCCGGTGGTTGTGTGCGGGCGAGCGGTCTGCAGCTGGGGGTGCTCTACCTGGGACTCTACCTGACGGCCCTTGGGACGGGCGGGCTCAAGTCCAGCGTCTCTGGGTTCGGCTCCGACCAGTTCGACGAGACCGACGGAGCCGAGAAGAAGCAGATGACCAAGTTCTTCAGCTGGTTCTTCTTCTTCATAAGTCTCGGCTCGCTGATGGCGGTGACGGTGCTGGTCTACATCCAGGACAACCTCGGGCGCCCGTGGGGCTACGGCATCTGCGCCGTGGCCATCGTGTTCGGCCTGGTCGTGTTATTGTCGGGCACCAGAAGGTACCGTTTCAAGAGGCTGGTGGGGAGCCCTCTGACCCAGGTCGCCGTCGTCGTTGCCAGCGCGTGGCGGAAGAGGCGCCTCGCGTTGCCGGCGGACCCGTCCATGCTCTATGACCTCGACTCCAACGTCGGCGGGGCAGAGAACAACAAGAAGAAGCAGAAGTTGCTTCACAGCAAGCAGTTccg TTTCTTGGACCGGGCGGCCATTGTGGAAGACGACGCTGCTACGGAACAGAGCAAGCGGCGGCTGTCCACCTTGACGGACGTGGAGGAGGTGAAGCAAGTGATCCGGATGCTCCCCACCTGGGCCACCACCATCATGTTCTGGACCGTCTACGCCCAGATGACCACCTTCTCCGTGTCACAGGCCACCACCATGGACCGCCACATCGGCCCTTCCTTCGAGATCCCCGCCGGCTCCCTTACCGTCTTCTTCGTCGGTTCCATCCTCCTCACCGTCCCCGTCTACGACCGTCTCGTCGTCCCCGCCGCCCGCCGCGTCACCGGGAACCCACACGGCCTCACTCCCCTGCAGCGCATCGCCGTCGGTCTCGCACTCTCCATCCTCGCCATGTGCGCCGCCGCGCTCACCGAGCGCAAGCGCCTCGCCGCCGCCTGGACTGACCCGACCGACACCGCCGGCGTCGTGCCCCTCAGCGTCTTCTGGCTCATCCCCCAGTTCTTTCTGGTGGGGGCGGGCGAGGCGTTCACCTACATCGGTCAGCTGGACTTCTTCCTGAGGGAGTGCCCCAAGGGCATGAAGAACATGAGCACCGGGCTGTTCCTCAGCACGCTCTCGCTCGGCTTCTTCGTGAGCTCGGCACTGGTCACCATCGTCCACAAGGTGACCGGAGAGAGCGGCAAGGGGGCGTGGCTGCCAGACGACCTCAACAAAGGGAAGCTCTACGACTTCTACTGGCTCCTGGCGGTCCTGAGCACGTTGAACCTGGTAGTATTCGTGGTGGCGGCGGCAAGGGGTTACGTCTACAAGGAGAAAAGGACGGCCGACGACAGCGTCGACGGGGTGGAGCTGGAGGAGGAGGGCTGCTGCCATGCATGA